A single region of the Thermodesulfatator indicus DSM 15286 genome encodes:
- a CDS encoding M24 family metallopeptidase — protein sequence MEVRQRRLRRVRLSLPKEGALLVTCQENRRYLSGFSPEDVSLNESSGALLITKKEAFILTDPRYQEEAKECEPLFEPRIYRKGLIAELAKLIPLLEIKTLLIEPRYVSVALLRGFEKKFSVKIDEARPVIERMREIKDQEEIEAIRKALAIAEEILSEVAKEIRPGVTEKELAAKVIMMSHKMADGLSFPPIVASGPNAARPHAEPTDKPLKPGEPVIIDMGVKWQGYCSDITRTFFVEKATGKFKYIYKMVKKAKEAAEQKLKAGVKAQEPDEAARTVFRQEALERHFWHSLGHGVGLAIHEAPTLSCRSHRKLKAGHVVTIEPGLYLPDWGGVRLEDMVVVTDEGFTRLNSLGFLEF from the coding sequence ATGGAGGTTAGACAAAGGCGATTAAGGCGGGTGAGGTTGTCGTTACCTAAAGAAGGAGCCCTTCTTGTTACCTGTCAGGAAAACCGTCGCTATCTATCGGGCTTTTCTCCTGAAGACGTGAGCCTTAATGAAAGCTCTGGAGCCCTTTTAATCACCAAGAAAGAGGCCTTTATCCTTACAGACCCGCGTTACCAGGAAGAAGCCAAGGAATGTGAGCCGCTTTTTGAACCTCGGATTTACCGAAAGGGGCTTATCGCTGAGTTAGCTAAACTAATTCCCCTTTTAGAGATAAAGACTTTACTGATTGAGCCACGCTACGTATCAGTTGCCCTTTTAAGAGGCTTTGAAAAAAAGTTTTCTGTAAAAATAGATGAGGCTCGTCCGGTCATTGAGCGCATGCGTGAAATAAAAGACCAGGAAGAAATTGAGGCTATTCGTAAAGCTTTGGCTATTGCCGAAGAAATCCTTTCAGAAGTGGCCAAAGAAATAAGGCCGGGGGTTACAGAAAAAGAGCTGGCGGCCAAAGTTATCATGATGAGCCACAAAATGGCCGACGGACTTTCCTTCCCTCCGATAGTAGCCAGTGGGCCTAATGCCGCCCGGCCTCATGCTGAACCTACCGACAAACCTTTAAAACCAGGAGAGCCGGTAATTATTGATATGGGAGTAAAGTGGCAGGGTTATTGTTCTGATATTACCCGTACTTTTTTTGTGGAAAAGGCAACAGGTAAATTTAAATATATCTACAAAATGGTAAAAAAGGCCAAAGAGGCCGCTGAACAAAAATTAAAAGCCGGAGTCAAAGCCCAGGAACCAGACGAGGCGGCAAGAACTGTTTTTCGGCAAGAGGCCCTAGAAAGACACTTCTGGCATTCCCTAGGCCACGGGGTTGGCCTTGCCATTCACGAAGCCCCAACCCTTTCTTGCCGCAGCCATCGCAAATTAAAAGCCGGACATGTGGTTACGATTGAACCCGGCCTTTATCTCCCGGACTGGGGCGGTGTGCGCCTGGAAGACATGGTGGTAGTAACCGATGAGGGTTTTACCCGTCTAAATTCTTTAGGTTTTTTGGAGTTTTAA
- a CDS encoding RlmE family RNA methyltransferase, which yields MPYKPRDYYAKKAKQEKYPARSVYKIKEADQKYRLLRRGQKVLDLGAAPGSWSKYALEKVGKNGLVVGVDLSPVKISAPNFVFLQQDIFELNPEELCEKASVSAFDAVLSDMAPKTTGDRSGDHFRSVHLAKRALEIAEKVLKPSGVFFVKVFEGEAFPGFVDEVKKRIGPVKRFRPKSTRSESREIFVLARKEK from the coding sequence ATGCCCTATAAGCCTCGTGATTATTACGCTAAAAAGGCCAAGCAGGAAAAGTATCCCGCCCGTTCGGTTTATAAAATTAAAGAAGCCGACCAGAAATACCGCCTTTTGCGCCGCGGCCAAAAGGTGCTTGACCTTGGCGCTGCTCCCGGCTCCTGGAGCAAATACGCGCTTGAAAAAGTCGGTAAAAACGGCTTAGTAGTTGGGGTTGATTTGAGCCCCGTTAAGATTTCTGCGCCCAACTTTGTTTTCTTACAGCAGGATATTTTTGAATTAAATCCTGAAGAACTTTGCGAAAAAGCTAGTGTCTCTGCCTTTGACGCCGTTTTAAGTGACATGGCCCCCAAAACCACTGGTGACCGCTCAGGAGACCACTTTCGCTCTGTCCATTTGGCTAAGCGCGCCTTAGAAATTGCCGAAAAAGTTTTAAAACCAAGTGGGGTGTTTTTTGTAAAGGTCTTTGAAGGAGAAGCTTTCCCCGGGTTTGTAGATGAAGTGAAAAAGAGAATTGGCCCGGTAAAACGCTTTCGCCCCAAAAGCACCCGCTCCGAAAGCCGCGAAATATTTGTGTTGGCCAGGAAAGAAAAGTAG
- a CDS encoding Wzz/FepE/Etk N-terminal domain-containing protein, whose protein sequence is MSERKTEGENNINRQMPLYPPYPPYYDEDEIDLYELWLTLKKRKLYIFATTLLFVLIALAFAFISPKIYKSEAGFLSEMTDSSGSVDSSIPFLLKKKIDTLNSLLKERRLAELSHKLKVKEDIINQVVNLEANIPRNNKNLVLLTVETKDPNIIPEITNKILAYLNNTEFIKDKIETEKEKLLKEIASIKKNIDILKNLQKKVLQNPTQYKDVNPYDIAKTIVELESNLIESQTRLARLKGVELAITPVIPQKPYKPKAKLILAVALVSGLFLGIFLAFFAEWLENAKKRYEKDNP, encoded by the coding sequence ATGTCAGAAAGAAAAACAGAAGGAGAAAATAATATCAATCGTCAAATGCCTCTCTATCCCCCCTATCCACCTTACTATGACGAAGACGAAATAGACCTTTACGAACTCTGGCTGACTTTAAAAAAGAGAAAACTTTATATTTTCGCAACTACCTTATTGTTTGTGTTAATAGCCCTAGCTTTTGCATTTATTTCTCCGAAAATTTATAAAAGTGAAGCTGGATTTTTATCCGAAATGACCGATTCTTCAGGATCTGTCGATTCTTCTATTCCTTTTCTTCTAAAAAAGAAAATAGATACTTTAAATTCATTACTAAAAGAAAGACGATTAGCCGAGTTGAGCCACAAATTAAAAGTTAAGGAAGACATAATAAATCAAGTTGTTAACCTTGAGGCTAACATTCCTAGAAATAACAAAAATTTAGTCTTATTGACAGTAGAAACGAAAGATCCAAATATAATTCCGGAAATAACAAATAAAATATTAGCTTATCTAAACAATACAGAGTTCATAAAAGATAAAATTGAAACCGAAAAAGAAAAACTTTTAAAAGAAATTGCTTCTATAAAGAAAAACATTGATATTTTGAAAAATCTTCAAAAGAAAGTTCTACAAAATCCCACTCAATATAAAGACGTTAATCCCTATGATATAGCCAAAACTATCGTGGAGCTTGAAAGCAATCTTATTGAAAGCCAAACCAGGTTAGCCAGGTTAAAAGGGGTAGAACTGGCCATAACACCTGTAATTCCCCAAAAACCTTATAAACCCAAAGCCAAGTTAATTTTGGCTGTAGCTTTGGTTTCAGGCCTGTTTTTGGGGATCTTTTTGGCCTTTTTTGCGGAGTGGCTGGAAAACGCTAAAAAGCGCTACGAAAAAGATAATCCTTAA